One part of the Streptomyces nigra genome encodes these proteins:
- a CDS encoding LysM peptidoglycan-binding domain-containing M23 family metallopeptidase, giving the protein MPAKGKHRRPKSLRLTRTIAVAGTGGAALALPLIGATGANAATGQSVPEKAVQSVQVAAKKAPAQKASAQKTRTYEVKRGDYLAKIADQQDVRGGWKKLYADNREAVGADPSLIHPGLKLSIGTKAEGAAPKASAPAPSASKSSAKPAAKPAAPQKAAPAAQSADEASTVNGFSAPVSASAVGTSYKVAGSMWSSGYHTGVDFSAPTGTPLKAVGAGTVVSAGWGGAYGNQVVIRLADGYYAQYAHLSSLSVSSGQTVTAGQQIGLSGATGNVTGPHLHFEIRTAPGYGSDVDPVAYLRSKGVAIG; this is encoded by the coding sequence ATGCCCGCGAAGGGTAAGCACCGCCGTCCCAAGTCCCTGCGCCTCACCCGGACGATCGCCGTCGCCGGAACCGGTGGCGCCGCTCTCGCGCTGCCGCTGATCGGGGCCACCGGCGCAAACGCCGCGACCGGCCAGTCCGTTCCGGAGAAGGCGGTCCAGTCCGTCCAGGTCGCCGCCAAGAAGGCCCCGGCGCAGAAGGCCTCCGCCCAGAAGACGCGCACCTACGAGGTGAAGCGCGGTGACTACCTCGCGAAGATCGCCGACCAGCAGGACGTCCGCGGCGGCTGGAAGAAGCTCTACGCCGACAACCGTGAGGCCGTCGGCGCCGACCCGTCGCTCATCCACCCGGGTCTGAAGCTGTCGATCGGCACCAAGGCCGAGGGCGCCGCCCCGAAGGCGTCCGCCCCGGCCCCGTCCGCGTCGAAGTCCTCGGCGAAGCCCGCCGCCAAGCCCGCCGCGCCGCAGAAGGCCGCCCCGGCCGCCCAGAGCGCCGACGAGGCGAGCACCGTCAACGGCTTCAGCGCCCCGGTCTCCGCCTCCGCCGTCGGCACCTCGTACAAGGTCGCGGGCAGCATGTGGTCCAGCGGCTACCACACCGGTGTGGACTTCTCCGCCCCCACCGGCACCCCCCTGAAGGCGGTCGGTGCCGGCACCGTCGTCTCCGCCGGCTGGGGCGGCGCGTACGGCAACCAGGTCGTCATCCGGCTCGCCGACGGCTACTACGCCCAGTACGCCCACCTGTCCTCGCTGTCCGTCTCCAGCGGCCAGACGGTGACCGCGGGCCAGCAGATCGGCCTCTCCGGCGCGACCGGCAACGTGACCGGTCCGCACCTGCACTTCGAGATCCGCACCGCGCCGGGCTACGGCTCGGATGTGGACCCGGTGGCCTACCTCCGCTCCAAGGGCGTCGCCATCGGCTGA
- a CDS encoding SGNH/GDSL hydrolase family protein, which yields MIGSYVAVGDSFTEGVGDPGPDGSFVGWADRFAVLLADRRPEGDFGYANLAVRGRLLDQIVAEQVPKAVELAPDLVSFCAGGNDILRPGTDPDEVAERFERAVVRLTSAAGTVMVTTGFDTRGVPVLKHLRGKIATYNGHVRAIADRYGCPVLDLWSLRTVQDRRAWDSDRLHLSPEGHTRVALRAGQVLGLEIPADPDQPWPPLPPRGTLEIRRDDVQWAREYLVPWIGRRLRGQSSGDHVTAKGTLSPYDIKMRIESVA from the coding sequence GTGATCGGGTCGTACGTCGCGGTGGGGGACAGCTTCACCGAGGGCGTCGGCGACCCCGGCCCCGACGGGTCGTTCGTCGGCTGGGCCGACCGGTTCGCGGTCCTTCTGGCCGACCGGCGTCCCGAGGGCGACTTCGGGTACGCGAACCTCGCCGTGCGCGGGCGACTGCTGGACCAGATCGTGGCGGAACAGGTCCCCAAGGCCGTCGAACTCGCCCCGGACCTGGTGTCGTTCTGCGCGGGCGGCAACGACATCCTGCGGCCCGGCACCGACCCCGACGAGGTCGCCGAACGGTTCGAGCGGGCCGTCGTCCGGCTCACCTCGGCCGCCGGCACCGTGATGGTGACGACGGGCTTCGACACCCGTGGCGTACCCGTGCTGAAGCACCTGCGCGGCAAGATCGCCACCTACAACGGGCACGTCCGCGCCATCGCCGACCGCTACGGCTGCCCGGTGCTCGACCTGTGGTCCCTGCGGACCGTCCAGGACCGCCGGGCCTGGGACAGCGACCGGCTCCACCTCTCTCCCGAGGGGCACACGCGCGTGGCGCTGCGCGCGGGCCAGGTCCTGGGCCTCGAGATCCCGGCCGACCCGGACCAGCCCTGGCCGCCGCTGCCACCCCGGGGGACGCTGGAGATCCGCCGCGACGACGTCCAGTGGGCGCGCGAGTACCTGGTGCCGTGGATCGGACGGCGGCTGCGCGGCCAGTCCTCGGGGGACCATGTGACGGCCAAGGGCACGCTCTCGCCGTACGACATCAAGATGCGGATCGAGTCGGTGGCCTGA
- a CDS encoding TetR/AcrR family transcriptional regulator codes for MRLSVAERRADLLRAAVEQIEARGVAAVRIADVASALGVSNALVLYHFDTKEKLVAAAFAHAAEGDLARLRGILGRRTTAVRRLRAAVRWYAPTGQAKGWRLWIEGWAAALREPALREVTRELDRQWKSALAGVLAEGAEAGEFACPDPAAAALRLTALLDGLAVQLTSYPGSLSRARAQEWVDEALARELGLDRAALTASPR; via the coding sequence GTGCGGTTGAGTGTGGCGGAGCGGCGGGCGGACCTGCTGCGGGCCGCCGTGGAGCAGATAGAGGCGCGGGGCGTGGCGGCGGTCAGGATCGCCGACGTGGCCTCGGCGCTCGGGGTGAGCAACGCCCTGGTGCTCTATCACTTCGACACCAAGGAGAAGCTGGTCGCCGCCGCGTTCGCCCACGCGGCCGAGGGCGACCTGGCGCGGCTGCGCGGCATCCTGGGCCGCCGTACGACGGCGGTACGGCGGCTTCGGGCGGCCGTGCGGTGGTACGCGCCGACCGGTCAGGCCAAGGGCTGGCGGCTGTGGATCGAGGGGTGGGCGGCCGCGTTGCGCGAACCCGCCCTGCGGGAGGTCACCCGTGAGCTCGACCGGCAGTGGAAGAGCGCCCTCGCCGGGGTCCTCGCCGAGGGCGCGGAGGCGGGCGAGTTCGCGTGCCCGGACCCGGCGGCCGCCGCGCTGCGCCTGACCGCCCTCCTGGACGGGCTCGCCGTCCAGCTGACGTCGTATCCCGGGTCGCTGTCCCGCGCGCGGGCGCAGGAGTGGGTGGACGAGGCGCTGGCCCGGGAACTGGGCCTGGACCGGGCCGCGTTGACGGCCTCGCCGCGCTGA
- a CDS encoding Glu/Leu/Phe/Val dehydrogenase dimerization domain-containing protein, giving the protein MPSPFLSLTWTDDVTGRQGFLVVDRLVRGVSSGGLRMRPGCTLEEIAGLAAGMTLKEALHYDPDARYVPLGGAKGGIDCDPRDPEAYGVLVRYLRAMRPYIETMWTTGEDLGLSQDVVDRAAREVGLVSSVQAVYPLLDDEAVARRRLAEAFAVDVDGIGLDELVGGCGVAESVLAALDRAGAPRWRTRVALQGLGTMGGATARFLARAGLTVVAVADIKGTVANPAGLDVEALLAARDAYGTVDRAALRPGDRELPGDAWLATEAEVLVPAAVSYAVDAANQGRITARWIAEAANMPVRPEAEALLAARGVTVLPDVVVNSATNAWWWWTLFGDIGPDADEAFAYTRRAMRALTDLTLARAEADGTTPRAAAHALAADRLPVIAERFGRHR; this is encoded by the coding sequence ATGCCCTCGCCCTTCCTCTCGCTCACCTGGACCGACGACGTCACGGGCCGCCAGGGCTTCCTGGTCGTGGACCGGCTGGTGCGCGGCGTCTCCTCCGGCGGACTGCGGATGCGGCCGGGCTGCACGCTGGAGGAGATCGCGGGGCTGGCCGCGGGCATGACGCTCAAGGAGGCCCTGCACTACGACCCGGACGCCCGCTACGTCCCGCTGGGCGGCGCCAAGGGCGGTATCGACTGCGATCCGCGGGACCCGGAGGCGTACGGGGTCCTGGTGCGCTATCTGCGGGCGATGCGGCCGTACATCGAGACCATGTGGACCACGGGCGAGGACCTGGGGCTCAGCCAGGACGTGGTGGACCGGGCCGCCCGCGAGGTCGGGCTCGTCTCGTCCGTGCAGGCGGTCTATCCGCTCCTGGACGACGAGGCCGTGGCCCGCCGCCGGCTGGCGGAGGCGTTCGCGGTGGACGTCGACGGTATCGGGCTCGACGAGCTGGTGGGCGGCTGCGGCGTGGCCGAGTCGGTGCTCGCCGCGCTGGACCGGGCCGGGGCGCCGCGCTGGCGGACCCGTGTCGCGCTGCAGGGCCTGGGCACGATGGGCGGGGCCACGGCGCGGTTCCTCGCGCGCGCGGGGCTCACCGTGGTGGCCGTCGCCGACATCAAGGGGACCGTCGCCAACCCCGCGGGTCTCGACGTCGAGGCGCTGCTGGCGGCGCGGGACGCCTACGGGACGGTGGACCGCGCGGCGCTGCGCCCCGGGGACCGCGAGCTGCCGGGGGACGCCTGGCTGGCGACGGAGGCGGAGGTGCTGGTGCCGGCGGCCGTGTCGTACGCGGTGGACGCCGCCAACCAGGGGCGGATCACCGCCCGCTGGATCGCGGAGGCAGCGAACATGCCCGTCCGTCCGGAGGCGGAGGCGCTGCTGGCCGCGCGCGGCGTCACCGTGCTGCCGGACGTCGTCGTCAACTCCGCCACGAACGCCTGGTGGTGGTGGACGCTGTTCGGGGACATCGGCCCGGACGCGGACGAGGCGTTCGCGTACACGCGGCGCGCCATGCGGGCGCTGACCGACCTGACGCTGGCCCGCGCGGAGGCCGACGGGACGACACCGCGGGCCGCCGCGCACGCCCTGGCCGCCGACCGGCTCCCGGTGATCGCCGAACGGTTCGGCCGGCACCGCTGA
- a CDS encoding MBL fold metallo-hydrolase — protein sequence MAGSRFSSSGLNVLRPTAFGVDPSGERMERIRRSPHFGDGVFQNPGGTARTRPSGSMLEFAKVFFDKDTRPLRVPKGTVPVHPTTYADLAKPPATGLRLTWMGHSSVLAEIDGRRVLFDPVWGERCSPFPFAGPKRLHPAPLPLAALGPVDVVVISHDHYDHLDLPTIKALAGTDTLFAVPLGVGAHLEHWGVPAERLRELDWHETTKIGGLTLTATPARHFCGRGLRNTQHTLWASWVVASQEHRIYHSGDTGYFDGFKDIGAAHGPFDATMIQVGAYSDFWPDIHMTPAQGVQTHLDLQKGVPGGVLLPIHWGTFNLAPHAWAEPGEWMKDAGDDVGQTVAFPRPGQPFEPAGDVPVEAWWRTVSGRVPRTWQAPRSTERGSTTAKGDLDLAGER from the coding sequence GTGGCCGGTTCCCGCTTCTCGAGCTCCGGGCTGAACGTCCTGCGGCCCACGGCGTTCGGCGTGGACCCCAGCGGTGAGCGCATGGAGCGCATCCGCAGATCGCCGCACTTCGGCGACGGAGTGTTCCAGAACCCCGGGGGAACCGCGCGGACCAGACCGTCCGGCTCGATGCTGGAGTTCGCCAAGGTCTTCTTCGACAAGGACACCCGGCCGCTCCGAGTCCCCAAGGGCACCGTGCCGGTCCACCCCACCACCTACGCCGACCTGGCGAAACCGCCGGCCACCGGACTGCGCCTGACCTGGATGGGGCACTCCAGCGTGCTCGCCGAGATCGACGGCCGCCGGGTGCTCTTCGACCCCGTCTGGGGCGAGCGCTGCTCACCGTTCCCGTTCGCCGGGCCCAAGCGGCTGCATCCCGCGCCGCTGCCGCTCGCCGCGCTCGGCCCGGTCGACGTCGTCGTCATCTCGCACGACCACTACGACCACCTCGACCTCCCCACGATCAAGGCGCTGGCCGGCACCGACACCCTGTTCGCCGTCCCGCTCGGCGTCGGCGCCCATCTCGAACACTGGGGCGTCCCCGCCGAGCGGCTGCGCGAACTGGACTGGCACGAGACGACGAAGATCGGCGGCCTCACCCTCACCGCCACCCCGGCCCGCCACTTCTGCGGCCGCGGTCTGCGCAACACACAGCACACGCTCTGGGCCTCCTGGGTGGTCGCCTCGCAGGAGCACCGGATCTACCACAGCGGCGACACCGGCTACTTCGACGGCTTCAAGGACATCGGCGCCGCGCACGGGCCGTTCGACGCCACGATGATCCAGGTCGGCGCCTACTCCGACTTCTGGCCGGACATCCATATGACGCCCGCCCAGGGCGTCCAGACCCATCTGGATCTGCAGAAGGGCGTCCCGGGCGGGGTGCTGCTGCCCATCCACTGGGGAACGTTCAATCTCGCGCCGCACGCGTGGGCGGAGCCGGGGGAGTGGATGAAGGACGCCGGTGACGACGTCGGCCAGACGGTGGCGTTCCCGCGGCCCGGTCAGCCGTTCGAGCCGGCGGGGGATGTGCCGGTCGAGGCGTGGTGGCGGACGGTCTCGGGCCGGGTCCCGCGCACCTGGCAGGCTCCGCGGAGCACCGAGCGCGGGTCCACGACCGCGAAGGGCGACCTCGACCTCGCCGGCGAGCGCTGA
- a CDS encoding YoaK family protein, whose translation MRSTPPATPTAAPTTRLSVMVVMLSFATGAADAFAFIELGGVFTANMTGSVILSGLTGRPGYGALIAGAGTALGAFLIGVYLSSRATPKRPGTSWRRIRTVLLAVVALHLVVVVLRSVHSTPGTTLRLLMLATAAAALGAQTAAAKRSVHGTGVTTTYVTGTLTSLAQDAADGSRRHAGVRVAVVVTLVLGAMTASGAMAIDARLGPVVAAVSTAVAILALPRAGSPTP comes from the coding sequence GTGCGGTCGACCCCGCCCGCGACGCCGACCGCCGCTCCGACCACCCGTCTGTCCGTCATGGTCGTGATGCTGTCCTTCGCCACGGGAGCCGCCGACGCGTTCGCGTTCATCGAGCTCGGGGGCGTGTTCACCGCCAACATGACCGGCAGCGTCATCCTGTCGGGCCTGACGGGCCGACCGGGATACGGCGCCCTGATCGCGGGAGCGGGAACCGCGCTGGGCGCCTTCCTGATCGGCGTGTACCTGTCCTCCAGGGCGACACCGAAGCGCCCCGGCACAAGCTGGCGCCGGATCAGGACCGTGCTGCTGGCCGTGGTGGCGCTCCACCTCGTGGTGGTGGTCCTCAGATCGGTGCACTCGACACCGGGCACCACACTCCGGCTGCTGATGCTCGCGACGGCCGCGGCGGCGTTGGGCGCCCAGACCGCCGCCGCCAAACGGTCGGTGCACGGCACCGGAGTGACCACGACCTACGTCACCGGCACCCTGACCAGCCTGGCCCAGGACGCGGCCGACGGCAGCCGTCGGCATGCGGGCGTCCGCGTGGCCGTGGTGGTGACGCTGGTCCTGGGCGCCATGACGGCGTCCGGTGCCATGGCGATCGACGCCCGCCTGGGCCCGGTCGTGGCGGCGGTCAGCACCGCCGTCGCGATCCTCGCGCTCCCCAGGGCAGGCAGCCCCACGCCGTGA
- a CDS encoding ATP-binding protein, giving the protein MSQLRAPATRADRREGGRHGRPAARTAPALPETQIRPQLLRLAVLPPVAVSLSASAAVLFVVRSTGAQPSPVLWTVLAGALSVTLAGIVIAAVAADRAARTVSRRIGALRRASARGEAELRALVEALRRGDGPPQRKPRGGPPDDADDFDLLAADLARAHDGAIQAVVQASQLSSQAGSEQKLEVFVNLARRLQSLVHREISILDELENEMEDPDLLKGLFHVDHLATRIRRHAENLAVLGGAVSRRQWSNPVPMTEVLRSAIAEVEQYSRVKLVPPIDGTLRGHAVADVIHLLAELVENATVFSAPHTQVLLRANLVTSGLAVEVEDRGLGMPVGEQARMNALLADPDQVNVASLLSDGRIGLFVVSQLAKRHGIHVRLQTNIYGGVQAVLVVPQGLLGTEPGAPLGGPRGQEPQLRTREAQGQPTPPAGIATPAPVPQRAGRQAQAAQRPPQHRRPAPDTAAGGARTTVPAPAKGDGPPLPVRGSHRDRANPAEAVPGISAEDRRQLAENSVSPLTPRGGAVRGTMGKPQLPRRRAQEHIAPQLRDGPVARQESDQVAGHDPGLMAAFQRGIGLAETQQHMESTHTSGSHMSGSHMSAGHTAAGHMDASSMGSGHHLVADALGADPTDPSPSVRPAPAPLDAHHTGARHTEVRHMTSLPSLDAPPMGASPMGEAPMGPTPMGSSPTDASSTETSPGDASAMGGASSLSVPSLSVPSLDVPTMGVPPMGASPLGPSSGDTGTSPTGPAPTAEAGPGQASGTDQPTWPDGSAPAG; this is encoded by the coding sequence ATGTCTCAACTCCGCGCCCCGGCCACACGCGCTGACCGCCGTGAGGGCGGGAGGCACGGGCGCCCCGCCGCCCGTACCGCACCCGCGCTGCCCGAGACCCAGATACGGCCCCAACTGCTGCGCCTGGCCGTCCTGCCACCCGTGGCGGTGTCGCTGAGCGCCAGTGCCGCCGTGCTGTTCGTCGTGCGTTCCACCGGAGCCCAGCCGTCGCCGGTCCTGTGGACCGTCCTGGCCGGCGCGCTGTCGGTGACCCTCGCGGGCATCGTCATCGCGGCCGTCGCCGCCGACCGCGCCGCCCGGACCGTGAGCCGGCGCATCGGCGCCCTGCGCCGCGCCAGCGCCCGGGGCGAGGCCGAACTGCGCGCCCTGGTCGAGGCGTTGCGGCGCGGCGACGGGCCTCCGCAGCGCAAGCCGCGCGGCGGACCGCCCGACGACGCCGACGACTTCGACCTCCTCGCCGCCGACCTGGCCCGCGCACACGACGGGGCGATCCAGGCCGTCGTCCAGGCCTCCCAGCTGTCGAGCCAGGCGGGCAGCGAACAGAAGCTCGAGGTCTTCGTCAATCTCGCCCGGCGCCTGCAGTCCCTCGTGCACCGGGAGATCTCCATCCTCGACGAGCTGGAGAACGAGATGGAGGACCCCGACCTGCTCAAGGGGCTCTTCCACGTCGACCACCTCGCCACCCGCATCCGGCGGCACGCCGAGAACCTCGCGGTGCTCGGCGGCGCCGTCTCCCGGCGCCAGTGGAGCAACCCCGTCCCGATGACCGAGGTGCTGCGCTCGGCCATCGCCGAGGTCGAGCAGTACTCCCGGGTCAAGCTGGTGCCGCCCATCGACGGCACCCTGCGCGGCCACGCCGTCGCCGACGTCATCCACCTGCTGGCCGAACTGGTCGAGAACGCCACGGTGTTCTCCGCCCCGCACACCCAAGTGCTGCTGCGGGCCAACCTGGTGACGTCCGGACTGGCCGTCGAGGTCGAGGACCGCGGGCTCGGCATGCCCGTCGGCGAACAGGCCCGGATGAACGCCCTGCTCGCCGACCCCGACCAGGTCAACGTCGCCAGCCTGCTGTCGGACGGGCGCATCGGCCTGTTCGTCGTGTCGCAGCTCGCCAAGCGGCACGGCATCCATGTGCGGCTGCAGACCAACATCTACGGCGGTGTCCAAGCCGTCCTCGTGGTGCCGCAGGGACTGCTGGGCACGGAGCCCGGCGCCCCCCTGGGCGGGCCCCGGGGCCAGGAGCCCCAGCTCCGGACACGGGAGGCGCAGGGGCAGCCGACCCCGCCCGCGGGGATCGCCACCCCGGCACCCGTACCGCAGCGGGCCGGACGGCAGGCGCAGGCGGCGCAGCGGCCACCGCAGCACCGGCGGCCCGCTCCGGACACGGCCGCGGGCGGGGCGCGGACCACGGTCCCCGCGCCGGCCAAGGGCGACGGTCCGCCGCTGCCCGTGCGGGGCTCCCACAGGGACCGGGCCAACCCGGCGGAGGCGGTGCCCGGCATCAGCGCCGAGGACCGTAGGCAGCTCGCCGAGAACAGCGTCTCCCCGCTCACTCCGCGCGGCGGTGCCGTGCGCGGCACCATGGGCAAGCCCCAACTGCCCCGGCGCCGTGCCCAGGAGCACATCGCGCCGCAGCTGCGGGACGGTCCCGTGGCCCGTCAGGAGTCCGACCAGGTCGCCGGCCACGACCCGGGGCTGATGGCGGCGTTCCAGCGCGGTATCGGACTCGCGGAGACGCAGCAGCACATGGAGTCCACGCACACGTCCGGCAGCCACATGTCCGGCAGCCACATGTCGGCGGGTCACACGGCGGCGGGCCATATGGACGCGAGCTCTATGGGCTCCGGCCACCACCTGGTCGCCGACGCCCTGGGCGCGGACCCCACGGATCCGTCGCCCTCCGTACGCCCGGCCCCGGCACCGCTGGATGCGCACCACACAGGTGCACGCCACACAGAGGTGCGCCACATGACCAGCCTGCCGTCCCTGGATGCGCCGCCCATGGGTGCGTCACCCATGGGGGAGGCACCCATGGGTCCGACGCCTATGGGGTCATCACCCACGGACGCGTCCTCCACAGAGACGTCCCCCGGGGACGCGTCCGCCATGGGCGGCGCCTCCTCCCTGAGCGTCCCGTCCCTGAGCGTCCCGTCCCTGGACGTTCCGACCATGGGCGTCCCACCCATGGGTGCCTCGCCCCTCGGCCCGTCCTCCGGGGACACAGGCACGTCACCCACCGGCCCGGCCCCGACGGCCGAGGCCGGCCCCGGACAGGCGTCCGGTACCGACCAGCCCACTTGGCCCGACGGGAGCGCACCGGCCGGATGA
- a CDS encoding roadblock/LC7 domain-containing protein has product MASEAPTAHVSDLDWLMSGLVQRVPHTTSAVLLSCDGLVKSVHGLDPDSADHMAALASGLYSLGRSAGIRFGDGGDVRQVVVELDSALLFVTTAGSGTCLAVLAGREADAAVLGYEMAMLVKSVRPYLVTAPRQHAVDPSALRP; this is encoded by the coding sequence ATGGCGAGCGAAGCGCCGACCGCCCATGTCTCCGACCTCGACTGGCTGATGAGCGGCCTCGTGCAGCGCGTGCCGCACACCACCAGCGCGGTGCTGCTGTCCTGCGACGGGCTCGTGAAATCGGTGCACGGGCTCGACCCGGACAGCGCCGACCACATGGCGGCCCTGGCCTCGGGCCTGTACTCCCTCGGCCGCAGCGCCGGCATCCGCTTCGGGGACGGCGGTGACGTGCGCCAGGTCGTCGTCGAGCTCGACTCCGCGCTGCTGTTCGTCACCACGGCCGGCTCCGGCACCTGTCTCGCCGTCCTGGCAGGCCGGGAGGCCGACGCGGCGGTGCTGGGTTACGAGATGGCGATGCTCGTCAAGAGCGTCCGCCCGTACCTGGTCACCGCACCCCGGCAGCACGCCGTCGACCCCTCGGCGCTGAGGCCTTGA
- a CDS encoding DUF742 domain-containing protein, producing the protein MTAAGDGPWLDDAAGRLVRPFTVSNGRTRPTVALDLMSQVMATGATPLGYLGPEHEQALDLCRAPVSIAEVAAHLKLPAAVTKVLLSDLVDCGALTTKPPEFHHNPTDRALLEAVLDGLRRQL; encoded by the coding sequence GTGACGGCGGCCGGCGACGGGCCCTGGCTCGACGACGCGGCCGGACGGCTGGTGCGCCCGTTCACGGTCAGCAACGGCCGCACCCGGCCCACCGTCGCGCTCGACCTCATGTCACAGGTCATGGCCACCGGGGCGACCCCCCTCGGCTATCTGGGCCCCGAGCACGAACAGGCCCTCGACCTGTGCCGCGCCCCGGTCTCGATCGCCGAGGTCGCCGCCCACCTGAAGCTGCCGGCGGCGGTCACCAAGGTGCTGCTGTCGGACCTCGTCGACTGCGGGGCGCTCACCACCAAGCCCCCCGAGTTCCACCACAACCCGACAGACCGGGCTCTTCTGGAGGCAGTGCTCGATGGACTACGACGACAGCTCTGA
- a CDS encoding GTP-binding protein has protein sequence MDYDDSSDPFPTALKILVAGGFGVGKTTFVGAVSEIAPLSTEELLTTVSAATDNLEGVENKVETTVAMDFGRITLDPEHVLYLFGTPGQERFWFMWDELSEGALGAVILADTRRLEDCFAAVDFFEQRGLGFIVAINEFDGGYRYDPEEVRAAIDLDPEIPIVRCDARISSSGVQTLLTLVRHLLAHAPAHAPSHGAHR, from the coding sequence ATGGACTACGACGACAGCTCTGATCCGTTCCCCACCGCGTTGAAAATCCTGGTGGCGGGAGGGTTCGGGGTAGGCAAGACGACCTTCGTCGGCGCGGTGAGCGAGATCGCGCCGCTCAGCACAGAGGAGCTGCTCACCACGGTCAGTGCCGCGACCGACAACCTGGAGGGCGTGGAGAACAAGGTCGAGACGACGGTCGCGATGGACTTCGGCCGCATCACCCTCGACCCCGAACACGTCCTGTACCTCTTCGGCACACCCGGACAGGAGCGCTTCTGGTTCATGTGGGACGAGCTCTCCGAGGGCGCGCTCGGCGCGGTCATCCTCGCCGACACCCGGCGCCTGGAGGACTGCTTCGCCGCTGTGGACTTCTTCGAGCAGCGCGGTCTGGGATTCATCGTCGCCATCAACGAGTTCGACGGCGGTTACCGCTACGACCCGGAGGAGGTCCGGGCCGCCATCGACCTCGACCCGGAGATCCCGATCGTCCGCTGCGACGCCCGGATCTCGAGTTCGGGTGTCCAGACCCTGCTGACCCTGGTCCGGCACCTCCTCGCCCACGCGCCGGCCCACGCACCGAGCCACGGCGCCCACAGGTGA
- a CDS encoding GAF domain-containing protein, with translation MSYGPPHPVARLLLTPEDKEAPARAQRLLHMGLGDQPDPALDVFADHLAELTGAPYAMVNFVGESQQFFAGLHARPTVSLARAGDSKPQLGRRMGRDHGFCPHVVVRRKALVLEDVRDYPRFAGNPIVDEFGVRSYLGAPLIDSTGMVLGTVCVVDMDPRPWGKAGLETIKASAVDLVTRLERRQADGLPLL, from the coding sequence ATGAGCTACGGCCCACCGCACCCGGTCGCCCGCCTGCTGCTCACCCCGGAGGACAAGGAGGCCCCCGCCCGCGCACAGCGGCTGCTCCACATGGGCCTCGGGGACCAGCCCGATCCGGCCCTGGACGTGTTCGCGGACCATCTGGCCGAGCTCACCGGGGCGCCGTACGCCATGGTGAACTTCGTCGGCGAGAGCCAGCAGTTCTTCGCCGGGCTGCATGCGCGGCCCACCGTGAGTCTCGCGCGGGCCGGTGACAGCAAGCCGCAGCTCGGCCGGCGTATGGGGCGCGACCATGGGTTCTGCCCCCATGTGGTCGTGCGCCGCAAGGCACTGGTGCTGGAGGACGTCCGCGACTACCCCCGGTTCGCCGGGAACCCGATCGTCGACGAGTTCGGTGTCCGCTCCTATCTGGGGGCGCCACTGATCGACTCCACGGGCATGGTGCTCGGCACCGTGTGTGTCGTCGACATGGATCCGCGGCCATGGGGGAAGGCCGGGCTGGAGACCATCAAGGCGTCGGCGGTGGACCTGGTGACGCGGTTGGAGCGACGGCAGGCGGACGGGCTGCCCCTGCTGTGA
- a CDS encoding GPP34 family phosphoprotein — protein sequence MNTARDLAIVALDLAQDQRVEQGELSLALAAAEVFDLLDAGALTLAEDRITPNAQAPTGDRLLDEAATALVRQEPYESVEDWLWRRGRGLSAAYVADLGQAGTRPRGSRFSLRAAPAAPVDAAARQRAEERWRAHEPLLTALGTAAGVGLEEKDGTEDADGTEDGSEALTDDTAATVLAALGNAVMELEAVRQRRAIEDAAFDNVWRGF from the coding sequence ATGAACACCGCACGGGACCTCGCGATCGTCGCCCTGGACCTGGCGCAGGACCAGCGTGTGGAACAGGGCGAGCTGTCCCTGGCGCTGGCGGCGGCCGAGGTGTTCGACCTCCTCGACGCCGGGGCACTGACCCTCGCCGAGGACCGGATCACCCCGAACGCGCAGGCCCCCACCGGTGACCGGCTGCTGGACGAGGCGGCCACGGCGCTCGTACGGCAGGAGCCGTACGAGTCGGTCGAGGACTGGCTGTGGCGCCGGGGGCGTGGTCTGTCCGCCGCCTACGTCGCGGACCTGGGGCAGGCGGGGACCCGCCCCCGAGGCTCCCGTTTCTCGCTGCGCGCCGCACCCGCTGCGCCCGTCGACGCGGCGGCGCGACAGCGCGCGGAGGAGCGCTGGAGGGCGCACGAGCCGCTGCTCACCGCCCTGGGCACCGCCGCCGGAGTCGGCCTGGAGGAGAAGGACGGCACGGAGGACGCGGACGGCACGGAGGACGGGTCGGAGGCCCTCACCGACGACACGGCCGCGACGGTGCTGGCCGCGCTCGGCAACGCGGTGATGGAGCTGGAGGCCGTACGCCAGCGGCGGGCGATCGAGGACGCAGCGTTCGACAACGTGTGGCGGGGGTTCTAG